One segment of Solanum stenotomum isolate F172 chromosome 1, ASM1918654v1, whole genome shotgun sequence DNA contains the following:
- the LOC125851403 gene encoding ubiquitin-like domain-containing CTD phosphatase: protein MASESSSAVSPMTVEELTLAVKWSGKEHTVRVCGDDTVGELKRRICEVTNVLPKRQKLLYPKVGAKLADDSLLLSQIPLKSSFKMTMIGTVEDDIIVDQVESPDIIDDFEIEQDEAVDIKDKEVNKEKLRRRIAQHKIVLRNPCREGKKLLVLDIDYTLFDHRSTAENPLELMRPYLHEFLSAAYAAYDIMIWSATSMKWVEVKMKQLGVLDNPNYKITAMLDHMAMITVQSDHYGVFDCKPLGLIWAHFPEFYSPKNTIMFDDLRRNFVMNPQNGLPIKPFRKAHANRSSDDELMKLTQYLFAISDLDDLSVLDHKKWESFDGVSFKKHRYS, encoded by the exons ATGGCTTCGGAATCATCGTCGGCGGTGTCTCCGATGACGGTGGAAGAGTTGACACTGGCGGTGAAATGGAGCGGTAAAGAGCATACCGTCAGAGTCTGCGGCGATGACACCGTCGGCGAGTTGAAACGACGGATATGTGAAGTCACAAATGTTTTGCCTAAACGCCAGAAGCTTCTATACCCAAAAGTTGGTGCAAAACTCGCTGATGATTCTCTTCTTCTATCTCAAATTCCTCTCAAATCCTCCTTCAAGATGACTATGATCGG GACAGTTGAAGATGATATAATTGTGGATCAAGTGGAATCTCCAGATATCATTGATGATTTTGAGATTGAGCAAGACGAAGCTGTAGATATAAAGGATAAAGAAGTCAACAAAGAGAAGTTGAGAAGGCGCATTGCACAGCACAAG ATTGTGCTCCGTAATCCTTGCCGTGAAGGTAAAAAGCTGCTTGTTCTGGATATTGATTATACTTTGTTTGATCACCGGTCAACTGCAGAGAATCCACTCGAACTAATGAGGCCAT ATCTTCATGAGTTTCTCTCGGCTGCTTATGCAGCATATGACATCATGATATGGTCGGCAACTAG catgaagtgggttgaggtgaaaatgaaacaacttGGTGTACTCGATAATCCAAACTACAAAATTACAGCTATGCTGGACCATATGGCCATGATAACAGTACAATCGGATCATTATGGAGTTTTCGATTGCAAGCCGTTAGGCCTAATTTGGGCTCATTTTCCAGAG TTTTACAGTCCCAAAAATACTATAATGTTTGATGACCTGCGAAGGAACTTCGTGATGAACCCTCAAAATGGGTTGCCTATAAAGCCATTCAGAAAGGCACACGCTAATCGGAGCAGTGATGACGAGCTCATGAAACTCACTCAATATTTGTTTGCTATTTCAGATCTTGATGACTTGAGCGTTCTCGATCATAAAAAATGGGAGTCCTTCGATGGAGTCAGTTTCAAAAAACACAGATATTCCTAA
- the LOC125853563 gene encoding zinc-finger homeodomain protein 7-like, with protein sequence MANMLRANQAARAISKPKGLVVYGECNRCLLASVNAIDGCQAFAPGGSVGSIEFFQCQFCHCHRNVHRRLDVNNHQTVTQRDVKMEESSNTKNINHLSHITAQIFDSPGVSIALAESIMARATQKWVYNNKNDGGNKRKKSWDEHIVEEYEKEKPQILANQLEWTLNMRSENGKNKKIKKGEDEKLDGFEMYIKTKGKAIKKLHLAQAGQSTSSNNHNCPN encoded by the exons ATGGCTAACATGCTTCGAGCAAATCAAGCTGCTAGGGCTATTTCTAAGCCTAAAGGTCTAGTTGTTTATGGTGAGTGCAACCGTTGTCTTTTAGCAAGTGTTAACGCTATCGATGGGTGCCAAGCTTTTGCTCCTGGTGGTTCCGTCGGTAGCATAGAATTTTTCCAATGTCAATTTTGTCACTGTCATCGGAATGTTCATCGTAGGTTGGATGTCAACAATCATCAG ACTGTGACCCAAAGAGATGTGAAGATGGAGGAATCATCAAACACCaaaaatattaatcatctcAGCCATATCACTGCACAAATATTTGACTCTCCGGGAGTTTCAATTGCACTGGCGGAATCCATTATGGCTAGAGCTACTCAAAAGTGGGTgtataataacaaaaatgatggtggaaataagagaaaaaagtCATGGGATGAACATATTGTTGAAGAATATGAGAAAGAAAAACCACAGATACTGGCTAACCAGCTAGAATGGACTTTAAACATGAGATCAGAAAATGGAAAGAATAAGAAGATCAAGAAGGGTGAAGATGAGAAGCtagatggttttgagatgtATATCAAAACCAAGGGCAAAGCAATCAAAAAGTTACACCTTGCTCAAGCCGGACAATCAACATCTTCTAACAATCATAATTGTCCCAATTAA
- the LOC125853893 gene encoding zinc-finger homeodomain protein 4-like → MASNNNKHFLVKYLECRHNYAARTNGYVLDGCGEFCPIGAPETLESFICAACHCHRNFHRKVEVEVEDGVESPIISINHPSHGTPLVIMDNPPPQYTVRPKAQLCETFGKNNIDVETKMEMDGGEIEVRELKRKYNSCSSSSVRTRLDPYQRERIWIFANEIMGWKWTKNNEQVIPFCDEIGITPKFLKNWINNTRRRIGPLGKMGI, encoded by the exons atgGCTTCTAACAACAACAAGCATTTTCTTGTGAAATATCTTGAGTGTAGGCATAACTATGCAGCTAGAACTAATGGTTATGTACTTGATGGTTGTGGTGAATTTTGTCCAATTGGTGCCCCTGAAACCCTTGAATCCTTCATCTGTGCTGCTTGTCATTGTCATCGAAATTTCCATAGAAAAGTTGAGGTGGAGGTAGAGGACGGGGTGGAGAGTCCTATCATTTCTATTAATCATCCTAGCCACG GTACTCCCCTTGTTATCATGGATAATCCACCACCACAATACACAGTGAGACCTAAGGCACAACTTTGTGAAACATTTGGGAAGAACAACATTGATGTGGAGACAAAGATGGAGATGGATGGAGGAGAGATAGAGGTGAGGGAGTTGAAAAGAAAGTACAATAGTTGTTCGTCTTCTTCAGTGAGAACAAGGTTGGATCCTTACCAAAGAGAGAGGATTTGGATTTTTGCAAACGAGATCATGGGATGGAAATGGACAAAGAACAACGAACAAGTTATCCCCTTTTGTGATGAAATCGGAATCACTCccaaattcttgaagaattggATTAACAACACCAGACGCAGAATTGGGCCCTTAGGAAAAATGGGCATCTAA